A single region of the Pontimicrobium sp. SW4 genome encodes:
- a CDS encoding lysophospholipid acyltransferase family protein produces the protein MIKLLAYPLTLIYAFFFFLTLIVFHPIQWFAFNVLGYQAHKRVVICLQFWLMRCLNILGTRFTFANPYKIESNQPLIIVANHQSMYDISPLMWYMRKYHPKFISKKELGKGIPSVSYNLRHGGSVLIDRKKPFESITAIENFAKRVEKNNWSSVIFPEGTRSKTGKPRPFKTKGLATLFNNMPNALVVPISINNSWKMLRYGKFPMGLGAHITFKVHQPLRVSDFEHDELINLIEQTIIKDIHYDK, from the coding sequence ATGATTAAACTCCTAGCATACCCTTTGACGCTTATCTATGCGTTTTTCTTTTTTTTGACACTAATAGTTTTTCATCCTATACAATGGTTTGCTTTTAATGTTCTAGGTTACCAAGCGCATAAACGAGTAGTAATTTGTTTACAGTTTTGGCTAATGCGTTGTTTAAACATTTTAGGAACTCGCTTTACATTCGCTAACCCTTATAAGATTGAATCTAATCAACCTTTAATCATTGTTGCTAACCATCAAAGTATGTATGATATATCACCTTTAATGTGGTATATGCGAAAATACCATCCAAAGTTTATAAGCAAGAAAGAATTAGGTAAAGGCATACCAAGTGTGTCCTATAATTTACGTCATGGTGGTTCGGTTTTAATTGATCGTAAAAAACCATTTGAATCTATAACAGCAATTGAAAATTTCGCAAAGCGTGTTGAAAAAAACAATTGGTCATCTGTAATTTTTCCTGAAGGAACGAGAAGCAAAACAGGTAAACCAAGACCATTCAAAACTAAGGGGTTAGCCACACTTTTTAATAATATGCCAAATGCTTTAGTTGTTCCAATTTCAATTAACAACTCTTGGAAAATGCTACGTTATGGTAAATTTCCTATGGGATTAGGAGCGCATATCACCTTCAAGGTACATCAACCTCTTCGTGTAAGTGATTTTGAACATGATGAATTAATAAACCTAATTGAACAAACTATCATAAAAGACATCCATTATGACAAATAA
- a CDS encoding BrxA/BrxB family bacilliredoxin: MYPAELVKPMREDLTNVGFEELHTVEAVESALTKEGTTLVVVNSVCGCAAANARPGARQSLQNAKRPDHLVTVFAGVDREATDKAREFMIPFPPSSPCMALFKDGELVHMLERHHIEGRPAEMIAENLVDAYNSHC; encoded by the coding sequence ATGTATCCAGCAGAATTAGTAAAACCAATGCGTGAAGACTTAACTAACGTAGGTTTTGAAGAATTGCATACAGTTGAAGCGGTTGAAAGTGCCTTAACCAAAGAAGGAACAACCTTAGTTGTTGTAAATTCTGTTTGTGGTTGTGCCGCAGCTAATGCACGTCCAGGAGCTAGACAAAGCTTACAAAATGCGAAAAGACCAGACCATTTAGTAACAGTTTTTGCAGGTGTAGATAGAGAGGCAACTGATAAAGCGCGTGAATTTATGATTCCGTTTCCTCCAAGCTCTCCTTGTATGGCATTGTTTAAAGATGGTGAATTAGTGCATATGTTAGAACGTCATCATATTGAAGGTCGTCCAGCTGAAATGATTGCTGAGAATCTTGTTGATGCTTACAATTCGCATTGCTAG
- a CDS encoding enoyl-CoA hydratase-related protein, with product MTFENILVDKSNGIATITINRPNKLNALNRVTIEELHNALSSIKNDNSSKVIIITGSGEKAFVAGADISEFADYSIAEGSNLAAQGQKKLFDYIENFSKPVIGAVNGFALGGGLELAMSCHFRVASTNAKMGLPEVSLGVIPGYGGTQRLPQLVGKGRAMEMIMTAGMIDANQALSYGLINHVKVQEELLPFCESLASKIMRNSPVAISAGIRAINAGFKDGVNGYESEIEEFGNCFGTDDFVEGTTAFLEKRKADFPGE from the coding sequence ATGACATTTGAAAATATATTAGTCGATAAAAGCAATGGCATAGCAACTATTACCATAAATAGACCGAATAAATTAAATGCACTTAATAGAGTAACTATTGAAGAATTGCATAATGCCTTAAGTAGTATTAAAAATGATAATTCATCTAAAGTAATTATTATTACAGGAAGTGGTGAAAAAGCATTTGTTGCAGGAGCAGATATTAGCGAATTTGCCGATTATAGTATTGCAGAAGGTAGCAATCTTGCGGCACAAGGACAAAAAAAACTATTCGATTACATCGAAAATTTCAGTAAACCAGTTATTGGAGCAGTTAACGGTTTTGCGCTTGGAGGTGGATTGGAACTTGCAATGTCGTGTCACTTTAGAGTTGCAAGCACTAATGCGAAAATGGGATTACCAGAAGTTTCCTTAGGCGTTATCCCTGGTTATGGAGGCACACAACGTTTACCACAATTGGTTGGAAAAGGTAGAGCTATGGAAATGATAATGACAGCAGGAATGATAGACGCTAATCAAGCACTAAGCTATGGATTGATAAATCACGTTAAAGTACAAGAAGAATTGTTGCCATTTTGTGAAAGTTTGGCTTCAAAAATCATGCGCAATTCACCAGTAGCCATTAGTGCAGGAATTCGAGCAATTAATGCTGGTTTTAAAGATGGTGTGAACGGATATGAATCTGAAATTGAAGAATTCGGAAATTGCTTTGGAACAGACGATTTTGTAGAAGGCACAACTGCATTTTTAGAAAAGCGTAAAGCTGATTTCCCGGGAGAATAA
- a CDS encoding TerB family tellurite resistance protein, whose amino-acid sequence MSVSKWIGASLGWSFGGPIGAIIGLALGSIVDGLAGNKSSPLLGERQSSSQRTYRTRPQRRPQTQSGDFEVSLLVLASIIIKADDHQDQRELDFVRQQFTSMYGKERANNAFRLFKNISKQEISTRQVCTQIRQMMDHPSRLQLLHFLFGIAKADTHVTENEIRQIYTISGYLGISSKDFESIKAMFFNITENAYKILEIDKSATVDEIKKAYRKMAKKYHPDRVIHLGEEHQKGAEEKFRQVQEAYEQLQKERRF is encoded by the coding sequence ATGAGTGTATCAAAATGGATTGGAGCTTCTTTGGGTTGGTCGTTTGGAGGCCCAATAGGAGCGATAATAGGATTGGCTTTAGGAAGCATCGTTGATGGTTTAGCTGGCAACAAATCCAGCCCACTGTTGGGAGAAAGACAGTCTAGTTCGCAAAGAACTTATAGAACAAGACCACAACGAAGACCTCAAACGCAATCTGGTGATTTTGAGGTGAGTTTATTAGTGTTAGCTTCTATTATTATAAAGGCTGATGACCATCAAGACCAACGTGAGCTAGATTTTGTGCGTCAGCAATTTACGAGCATGTATGGAAAGGAGCGTGCAAATAATGCTTTTAGATTGTTTAAGAATATTAGTAAACAAGAAATATCTACTCGACAAGTTTGTACACAAATACGGCAAATGATGGATCATCCATCTCGTTTGCAACTCCTTCATTTTTTATTTGGAATTGCCAAAGCAGATACGCATGTTACTGAAAACGAAATTAGACAGATTTATACCATTTCTGGATATTTAGGAATTAGCTCAAAAGATTTTGAAAGTATTAAAGCGATGTTCTTTAACATTACTGAAAATGCATATAAAATTTTGGAGATAGATAAATCAGCAACCGTTGATGAGATTAAAAAAGCCTATCGAAAAATGGCAAAGAAATATCATCCAGATCGTGTCATTCATTTAGGAGAAGAACACCAAAAAGGTGCTGAAGAAAAATTTAGGCAAGTGCAAGAAGCGTATGAGCAGTTGCAGAAGGAGAGAAGGTTTTAA
- a CDS encoding GNAT family N-acetyltransferase → MEHDKFTFKIVEGIPSKKLLQEILIVYKSIFEDYKLDFFKERIHKKEDILMILCYQQKQLLGFKIGYRYNDITFYSWVGGVLPENRENGIAKQLAQLQEQKAIEKGYQTLRTKSMNRFKPMMILNLKNGFDITNIYTNEVGQTKIVFEKTL, encoded by the coding sequence ATGGAACACGATAAGTTTACTTTTAAAATAGTAGAAGGCATTCCTTCCAAAAAGCTTCTTCAAGAAATATTGATAGTTTACAAATCGATATTTGAGGATTACAAATTAGATTTCTTTAAAGAACGAATTCATAAAAAAGAAGACATTTTGATGATTCTTTGTTATCAACAAAAGCAACTCTTAGGTTTTAAAATTGGATATCGATATAATGACATTACTTTTTACAGTTGGGTTGGAGGCGTTTTACCTGAAAACAGGGAAAATGGTATTGCAAAACAACTTGCACAATTGCAAGAACAAAAAGCTATAGAAAAAGGGTATCAAACATTGAGAACAAAATCAATGAATCGTTTTAAACCTATGATGATTTTAAATCTTAAAAATGGTTTTGATATCACAAACATTTACACAAATGAAGTAGGCCAAACTAAGATAGTGTTTGAAAAAACCCTGTGA
- a CDS encoding PA0069 family radical SAM protein encodes MNPKSTLKGRGAQLNVPNRFFELSHEQRDDFLEFCHKEGEEPDKNKTLYLPVFPKTIVNKVTSPDVGMMYSMNPYQGCEHGCVYCYARNSHEFWGFSAGLDFERRILVKKDAPKLLEQLLKKKSWKAHAIVLSGNTDCYQPAEKQFEITRQCLEIFLKYKHPVGIITKNALILRDLEILKALAKDNLVGVNMSITSLSEETRRILEPRTTTIKKRITTVKKLSENGIPVNVMLAPIIPSINSHEILPMAKAVSEAGALSIAHTIVRLNGAIGEIFTDWIHKTLPDKADKVLHQIENCHGGTLNESRFGVRMRGEGQIAKQINDLVHLARHKYFKGKRMPRLNTELHEPYKVGQMKLF; translated from the coding sequence ATGAACCCCAAGTCAACCTTAAAAGGACGTGGTGCACAATTAAATGTACCCAACCGTTTCTTCGAATTAAGCCACGAACAACGTGACGATTTTTTAGAATTTTGCCACAAAGAAGGCGAAGAACCTGATAAAAATAAAACGCTATACCTTCCTGTATTTCCAAAAACTATTGTAAATAAAGTCACAAGTCCAGATGTTGGAATGATGTATTCTATGAATCCTTATCAAGGCTGTGAGCATGGTTGTGTGTATTGCTACGCACGAAATAGTCATGAGTTTTGGGGGTTTAGTGCAGGACTCGATTTTGAACGACGCATTTTAGTAAAAAAAGATGCTCCAAAATTATTGGAGCAGTTACTCAAAAAGAAAAGCTGGAAGGCTCATGCTATTGTTCTTTCAGGAAATACGGATTGTTATCAACCAGCCGAAAAGCAATTTGAAATTACTAGACAATGTTTGGAAATCTTTTTAAAATATAAGCATCCCGTTGGTATTATTACAAAAAATGCGTTGATTTTACGAGATTTAGAAATTTTAAAAGCTTTAGCTAAAGATAATTTAGTAGGAGTAAATATGTCTATTACTTCATTATCTGAAGAGACACGTAGAATTTTAGAGCCAAGAACTACCACTATTAAAAAACGTATTACAACAGTAAAAAAATTATCAGAGAATGGAATTCCTGTAAATGTGATGTTGGCGCCAATAATCCCATCGATAAATAGTCATGAAATTTTGCCGATGGCAAAAGCAGTATCTGAAGCAGGTGCTTTGAGTATAGCGCATACCATTGTGAGGTTAAATGGCGCAATTGGCGAAATTTTCACAGATTGGATTCATAAAACATTGCCTGATAAAGCAGACAAAGTGCTACATCAAATTGAAAATTGCCATGGAGGCACTTTAAACGAAAGTCGATTCGGAGTTAGGATGCGTGGTGAAGGACAAATAGCAAAACAAATAAATGATTTGGTGCATTTAGCAAGACATAAGTATTTTAAAGGAAAGCGAATGCCTAGATTAAATACAGAACTTCATGAACCATATAAAGTTGGACAGATGAAGCTGTTTTAG
- a CDS encoding HD domain-containing protein yields MTNNEAVIKATKDYVRTTLKNAEGGHDWFHTLRVYNNSLLISKGENVDTLVVALGALLHDIADSKFYNGDDTIGPKMAREFLFKHNVDSLVMEHVIKIIENISFNKSLEKGDKFTSPELDVIQDADRLDAIGAIGIARCFNYGGFKNRKIFDPSIKPNMKMTKEEYKKSTAPTINHFYEKLLLLSDKMNTKTGKRIAKQRHQFMELYLDQFYAEWDGTR; encoded by the coding sequence ATGACAAATAACGAAGCCGTTATAAAAGCAACTAAAGATTATGTAAGAACTACTTTAAAAAATGCTGAAGGTGGCCACGATTGGTTTCACACTTTGAGAGTATATAACAACTCTTTACTAATTTCTAAAGGAGAAAACGTGGATACTTTAGTAGTAGCATTAGGTGCTTTATTACATGATATAGCCGATAGTAAATTTTATAATGGCGATGATACTATTGGTCCAAAAATGGCTCGCGAATTTTTGTTCAAACACAATGTTGACAGTTTAGTAATGGAACATGTGATTAAAATAATTGAAAATATTTCGTTTAACAAGTCATTGGAAAAAGGTGATAAATTTACCTCTCCAGAACTAGATGTTATTCAAGATGCAGATAGATTAGATGCTATTGGAGCTATTGGTATTGCTCGTTGTTTTAATTATGGAGGTTTTAAAAATAGAAAGATATTCGACCCTTCTATAAAACCAAACATGAAGATGACCAAGGAGGAATATAAGAAGTCAACGGCTCCTACCATTAATCATTTTTACGAAAAATTACTCCTGCTTTCTGATAAAATGAACACTAAAACTGGTAAGCGAATCGCAAAACAGCGTCATCAATTTATGGAACTATACTTGGATCAGTTTTATGCAGAATGGGATGGAACACGATAA